The Coregonus clupeaformis isolate EN_2021a chromosome 18, ASM2061545v1, whole genome shotgun sequence genome has a segment encoding these proteins:
- the LOC121587477 gene encoding bromodomain-containing protein 3 isoform X2 — MSAVPAAAPALVNPSPPEFTNLNKPGRKTNQLQYMQNVVVKTLWKHQFAWPFYTPVDAIKLCLADYHKVIKSPMDMGTIKKRLENNYYWSASECMQDFNTMFTNCYIYNKPTDDIVLMAQALEKIFLQKVAQMPQEEVELLPPAPKVKAARKPGAPVSAESQAQGESTDSPPSSYPSSPPLLSQTPVIAATPVPTVTSVTPVQAVPTAASMMAVVPTAQPVIKKKGVKRKADTTTPTTSAISASRSDSPTQLLESKQETVSSRRESTVRFVQPPKKDTEDGEAPLLGGKKGKLGEQLKHCDVILKEMLSKKYAAYAWPFYKPVDAEALELHDYHEIIKHPMDLSTVKKKMDSRDYQDAQSFATDVRLMFSNCYKYNPPDHEVVAMARKLQDVFEMRFAKMPDEPIEAIQPSTTPVVSKSTESSESSGNTSSSESSDSEDERATRLAELQEQQITVEHPNGNRAGGKNGCAKRFQLKAVHEQLAVLSQAPVSKPKKTEKKQKDKKKDKDKANKGKADDEKKPKSTQQAKPANPKKAPARKPNRTVAATRQPKKGSKVAAANNESEEEPSLPMSYDEKRQLSLDINRLPGEKLGRVVHIIQSREPSLRDSNPDEIEIDFETLKPSTLRELERYVKSCLQKKQRKLLQKAGSAPAGGASRMSGSSSSSDSGSSSSSGSSSESSDSD, encoded by the exons ATGTCGGCTGTTCCTGCGGCTGCCCCGGCACTTGTCAATCCCTCGCCACCAGAGTTCACCAACCTCAACAAGCCTGGCCGGAAAACAAACCAACTACAGTACATGCAGAACGTTGTGGTGAAGACTCTATGGAAGCATCAGTTTGCGTGGCCCTTTTACACACCTGTGGATGCCATCAAATTATGTCTTGCC GACTATCATAAAGTTATCAAGAGCCCAATGGACATGGGAACAATAAAGAAGAGGCTAGAGAATAACTACTACTGGAGCGCCAGCGAGTGCATGCAGGACTTCAATACCATGTTTACCAACTGTTATATCTACAACAAG CCTACAGATGACATTGTTCTGATGGCCCAAGCTCTAGAGAAGATATTCTTACAGAAAGTGGCCCAAATGCCTCAGGAGGAGGTGGAGCTGCTACCACCGGCCCCCAAAGTCAAAGCAGCCCGCAAACCAGGAGCGCCCGTTAGTGCAG AGAGCCAAGCACAGGGTGAGTCGACGGATTCACCCCCATCTTCTTACCCCAGCTCCCCTCCACTTCTGTCTCAGACTCCTGTCATAGCAGCCACGCCAGTGCCAACCGTTACATCTGTTACCCCTGTCCAAGCTGTGCCTACCGCTGCCTCCATGATGGCTGTGGTTCCCACGGCACAGCCAGTCATCAAA AAAAAGGGGGTCAAGCGGAAAGCAGACACAACAACTCCCACCACCTCAGCAATCTCGGCCAGTAGAAGTGACTCCCCTACCCAGCTCCTGGAATCCAAACAGGAGACTGTCTCGTCCAGGCGGGAGAGCACAGTGCGGTTCGTCCAGCCCCCCAAGAAGGACACAGAGGATGGAGAGGCGCCTCTGCTCGGTGGCAAGAAAGGCAAGCTCGGCGAGCAGCTGAAGCACTGCGACGTCATCCTGAAGGAGATGCTGTCCAAGAAGTACGCGGCCTACGCTTGGCCTTTCTACAAGCCTGTAGACGCAGAAGCGCTTGAACTGCATGACTACCATGAGATAATCAAGCACCCCATGGACCTGAGCACTGTCAAA AAGAAAATGGACAGTCGAGATTACCAAGATGCCCAAAGCTTTGCGACAGACGTCCGGTTAATGTTCTCAAATTGCTACAAGTACAACCCCCCCGACCACGAGGTTGTAGCCATGGCCAGGAAGCTCCAG GATGTGTTTGAGATGCGATTTGCCAAGATGCCAGACGAGCCCATTGAAGCCATCCAGCCCTCCACCACGCCGGTGGTAAGCAAGAGTACAGAGAGCAGTGAGAGCAGCGGCAACACCTCCAGTTCGGAGAGCTCCGACTCAGAGGATGAGCGGGCCACGCGGCTCGCCGAACTGCAGGAACAG CAAATCACTGTGGAGCACCCCAATGGTAACAGGGCGGGGGGAAAAAACGGGTGTGCCAAACGTTTTCAG CTGAAGGCCGTTCACGAGCAGCTGGCTGTTCTGTCGCAGGCCCCAGTAAGTAAACCAAAGAAAACGGAGAAAAAGCAAAAAGATAAGAAGAAGGACAAAGACAAAGCCAACAAGGGGAAGGCTGATGACGAGAAGAAGCCCAAGTCGACACAGCAAGCCAAGCCAGCTAATCCGAAGAAGGCTCCAGCCCGGAAACCAAACCGCACGGTGGCGGCTACCAG GCAACCGAAGAAAGGGTCCAAGGTGGCGGCGGCAAACAACGAGTCTGAAGAGGAGCCGTCCCTTCCCATGTCATACGACGAGAAGCGCCAGCTCAGCCTGGACATCAACCGTCTTCCGGGTGAGAAGTTGGGCAGGGTGGTCCACATCATCCAGTCCCGGGAGCCGTCGCTGCGTGACTCCAATCCGGACGAGATAGAGATAGACTTTGAGACACTCAAGCCCTCTACCCTTCGTGAGCTCGAACGATACGTCAAGTCCTGTTTGCAAAAAAAGCAGCGGAAACTTTTAC
- the LOC121587477 gene encoding bromodomain-containing protein 3 isoform X4, with protein sequence MSAVPAAAPALVNPSPPEFTNLNKPGRKTNQLQYMQNVVVKTLWKHQFAWPFYTPVDAIKLCLADYHKVIKSPMDMGTIKKRLENNYYWSASECMQDFNTMFTNCYIYNKPTDDIVLMAQALEKIFLQKVAQMPQEEVELLPPAPKVKAARKPGAPVSAESQAQGESTDSPPSSYPSSPPLLSQTPVIAATPVPTVTSVTPVQAVPTAASMMAVVPTAQPVIKKKGVKRKADTTTPTTSAISASRSDSPTQLLESKQETVSSRRESTVRFVQPPKKDTEDGEAPLLGGKKGKLGEQLKHCDVILKEMLSKKYAAYAWPFYKPVDAEALELHDYHEIIKHPMDLSTVKKKMDSRDYQDAQSFATDVRLMFSNCYKYNPPDHEVVAMARKLQDVFEMRFAKMPDEPIEAIQPSTTPVVSKSTESSESSGNTSSSESSDSEDERATRLAELQEQLKAVHEQLAVLSQAPVSKPKKTEKKQKDKKKDKDKANKGKADDEKKPKSTQQAKPANPKKAPARKPNRTVAATRQPKKGSKVAAANNESEEEPSLPMSYDEKRQLSLDINRLPGEKLGRVVHIIQSREPSLRDSNPDEIEIDFETLKPSTLRELERYVKSCLQKKQRKLLQKAGSAPAGGASRMSGSSSSSDSGSSSSSGSSSESSDSD encoded by the exons ATGTCGGCTGTTCCTGCGGCTGCCCCGGCACTTGTCAATCCCTCGCCACCAGAGTTCACCAACCTCAACAAGCCTGGCCGGAAAACAAACCAACTACAGTACATGCAGAACGTTGTGGTGAAGACTCTATGGAAGCATCAGTTTGCGTGGCCCTTTTACACACCTGTGGATGCCATCAAATTATGTCTTGCC GACTATCATAAAGTTATCAAGAGCCCAATGGACATGGGAACAATAAAGAAGAGGCTAGAGAATAACTACTACTGGAGCGCCAGCGAGTGCATGCAGGACTTCAATACCATGTTTACCAACTGTTATATCTACAACAAG CCTACAGATGACATTGTTCTGATGGCCCAAGCTCTAGAGAAGATATTCTTACAGAAAGTGGCCCAAATGCCTCAGGAGGAGGTGGAGCTGCTACCACCGGCCCCCAAAGTCAAAGCAGCCCGCAAACCAGGAGCGCCCGTTAGTGCAG AGAGCCAAGCACAGGGTGAGTCGACGGATTCACCCCCATCTTCTTACCCCAGCTCCCCTCCACTTCTGTCTCAGACTCCTGTCATAGCAGCCACGCCAGTGCCAACCGTTACATCTGTTACCCCTGTCCAAGCTGTGCCTACCGCTGCCTCCATGATGGCTGTGGTTCCCACGGCACAGCCAGTCATCAAA AAAAAGGGGGTCAAGCGGAAAGCAGACACAACAACTCCCACCACCTCAGCAATCTCGGCCAGTAGAAGTGACTCCCCTACCCAGCTCCTGGAATCCAAACAGGAGACTGTCTCGTCCAGGCGGGAGAGCACAGTGCGGTTCGTCCAGCCCCCCAAGAAGGACACAGAGGATGGAGAGGCGCCTCTGCTCGGTGGCAAGAAAGGCAAGCTCGGCGAGCAGCTGAAGCACTGCGACGTCATCCTGAAGGAGATGCTGTCCAAGAAGTACGCGGCCTACGCTTGGCCTTTCTACAAGCCTGTAGACGCAGAAGCGCTTGAACTGCATGACTACCATGAGATAATCAAGCACCCCATGGACCTGAGCACTGTCAAA AAGAAAATGGACAGTCGAGATTACCAAGATGCCCAAAGCTTTGCGACAGACGTCCGGTTAATGTTCTCAAATTGCTACAAGTACAACCCCCCCGACCACGAGGTTGTAGCCATGGCCAGGAAGCTCCAG GATGTGTTTGAGATGCGATTTGCCAAGATGCCAGACGAGCCCATTGAAGCCATCCAGCCCTCCACCACGCCGGTGGTAAGCAAGAGTACAGAGAGCAGTGAGAGCAGCGGCAACACCTCCAGTTCGGAGAGCTCCGACTCAGAGGATGAGCGGGCCACGCGGCTCGCCGAACTGCAGGAACAG CTGAAGGCCGTTCACGAGCAGCTGGCTGTTCTGTCGCAGGCCCCAGTAAGTAAACCAAAGAAAACGGAGAAAAAGCAAAAAGATAAGAAGAAGGACAAAGACAAAGCCAACAAGGGGAAGGCTGATGACGAGAAGAAGCCCAAGTCGACACAGCAAGCCAAGCCAGCTAATCCGAAGAAGGCTCCAGCCCGGAAACCAAACCGCACGGTGGCGGCTACCAG GCAACCGAAGAAAGGGTCCAAGGTGGCGGCGGCAAACAACGAGTCTGAAGAGGAGCCGTCCCTTCCCATGTCATACGACGAGAAGCGCCAGCTCAGCCTGGACATCAACCGTCTTCCGGGTGAGAAGTTGGGCAGGGTGGTCCACATCATCCAGTCCCGGGAGCCGTCGCTGCGTGACTCCAATCCGGACGAGATAGAGATAGACTTTGAGACACTCAAGCCCTCTACCCTTCGTGAGCTCGAACGATACGTCAAGTCCTGTTTGCAAAAAAAGCAGCGGAAACTTTTAC
- the LOC121587477 gene encoding bromodomain-containing protein 3 isoform X3: protein MSAVPAAAPALVNPSPPEFTNLNKPGRKTNQLQYMQNVVVKTLWKHQFAWPFYTPVDAIKLCLADYHKVIKSPMDMGTIKKRLENNYYWSASECMQDFNTMFTNCYIYNKPTDDIVLMAQALEKIFLQKVAQMPQEEVELLPPAPKVKAARKPGAPVSAESQAQGESTDSPPSSYPSSPPLLSQTPVIAATPVPTVTSVTPVQAVPTAASMMAVVPTAQPVIKKKGVKRKADTTTPTTSAISASRSDSPTQLLESKQETVSSRRESTVRFVQPPKKDTEDGEAPLLGGKKGKLGEQLKHCDVILKEMLSKKYAAYAWPFYKPVDAEALELHDYHEIIKHPMDLSTVKKKMDSRDYQDAQSFATDVRLMFSNCYKYNPPDHEVVAMARKLQDVFEMRFAKMPDEPIEAIQPSTTPVVSKSTESSESSGNTSSSESSDSEDERATRLAELQEQVGSEQLKAVHEQLAVLSQAPVSKPKKTEKKQKDKKKDKDKANKGKADDEKKPKSTQQAKPANPKKAPARKPNRTVAATRQPKKGSKVAAANNESEEEPSLPMSYDEKRQLSLDINRLPGEKLGRVVHIIQSREPSLRDSNPDEIEIDFETLKPSTLRELERYVKSCLQKKQRKLLQKAGSAPAGGASRMSGSSSSSDSGSSSSSGSSSESSDSD from the exons ATGTCGGCTGTTCCTGCGGCTGCCCCGGCACTTGTCAATCCCTCGCCACCAGAGTTCACCAACCTCAACAAGCCTGGCCGGAAAACAAACCAACTACAGTACATGCAGAACGTTGTGGTGAAGACTCTATGGAAGCATCAGTTTGCGTGGCCCTTTTACACACCTGTGGATGCCATCAAATTATGTCTTGCC GACTATCATAAAGTTATCAAGAGCCCAATGGACATGGGAACAATAAAGAAGAGGCTAGAGAATAACTACTACTGGAGCGCCAGCGAGTGCATGCAGGACTTCAATACCATGTTTACCAACTGTTATATCTACAACAAG CCTACAGATGACATTGTTCTGATGGCCCAAGCTCTAGAGAAGATATTCTTACAGAAAGTGGCCCAAATGCCTCAGGAGGAGGTGGAGCTGCTACCACCGGCCCCCAAAGTCAAAGCAGCCCGCAAACCAGGAGCGCCCGTTAGTGCAG AGAGCCAAGCACAGGGTGAGTCGACGGATTCACCCCCATCTTCTTACCCCAGCTCCCCTCCACTTCTGTCTCAGACTCCTGTCATAGCAGCCACGCCAGTGCCAACCGTTACATCTGTTACCCCTGTCCAAGCTGTGCCTACCGCTGCCTCCATGATGGCTGTGGTTCCCACGGCACAGCCAGTCATCAAA AAAAAGGGGGTCAAGCGGAAAGCAGACACAACAACTCCCACCACCTCAGCAATCTCGGCCAGTAGAAGTGACTCCCCTACCCAGCTCCTGGAATCCAAACAGGAGACTGTCTCGTCCAGGCGGGAGAGCACAGTGCGGTTCGTCCAGCCCCCCAAGAAGGACACAGAGGATGGAGAGGCGCCTCTGCTCGGTGGCAAGAAAGGCAAGCTCGGCGAGCAGCTGAAGCACTGCGACGTCATCCTGAAGGAGATGCTGTCCAAGAAGTACGCGGCCTACGCTTGGCCTTTCTACAAGCCTGTAGACGCAGAAGCGCTTGAACTGCATGACTACCATGAGATAATCAAGCACCCCATGGACCTGAGCACTGTCAAA AAGAAAATGGACAGTCGAGATTACCAAGATGCCCAAAGCTTTGCGACAGACGTCCGGTTAATGTTCTCAAATTGCTACAAGTACAACCCCCCCGACCACGAGGTTGTAGCCATGGCCAGGAAGCTCCAG GATGTGTTTGAGATGCGATTTGCCAAGATGCCAGACGAGCCCATTGAAGCCATCCAGCCCTCCACCACGCCGGTGGTAAGCAAGAGTACAGAGAGCAGTGAGAGCAGCGGCAACACCTCCAGTTCGGAGAGCTCCGACTCAGAGGATGAGCGGGCCACGCGGCTCGCCGAACTGCAGGAACAGGTGGGTTCGGAACAG CTGAAGGCCGTTCACGAGCAGCTGGCTGTTCTGTCGCAGGCCCCAGTAAGTAAACCAAAGAAAACGGAGAAAAAGCAAAAAGATAAGAAGAAGGACAAAGACAAAGCCAACAAGGGGAAGGCTGATGACGAGAAGAAGCCCAAGTCGACACAGCAAGCCAAGCCAGCTAATCCGAAGAAGGCTCCAGCCCGGAAACCAAACCGCACGGTGGCGGCTACCAG GCAACCGAAGAAAGGGTCCAAGGTGGCGGCGGCAAACAACGAGTCTGAAGAGGAGCCGTCCCTTCCCATGTCATACGACGAGAAGCGCCAGCTCAGCCTGGACATCAACCGTCTTCCGGGTGAGAAGTTGGGCAGGGTGGTCCACATCATCCAGTCCCGGGAGCCGTCGCTGCGTGACTCCAATCCGGACGAGATAGAGATAGACTTTGAGACACTCAAGCCCTCTACCCTTCGTGAGCTCGAACGATACGTCAAGTCCTGTTTGCAAAAAAAGCAGCGGAAACTTTTAC
- the LOC121587477 gene encoding bromodomain-containing protein 3 isoform X1 — protein MSAVPAAAPALVNPSPPEFTNLNKPGRKTNQLQYMQNVVVKTLWKHQFAWPFYTPVDAIKLCLADYHKVIKSPMDMGTIKKRLENNYYWSASECMQDFNTMFTNCYIYNKPTDDIVLMAQALEKIFLQKVAQMPQEEVELLPPAPKVKAARKPGAPVSAESQAQGESTDSPPSSYPSSPPLLSQTPVIAATPVPTVTSVTPVQAVPTAASMMAVVPTAQPVIKKKGVKRKADTTTPTTSAISASRSDSPTQLLESKQETVSSRRESTVRFVQPPKKDTEDGEAPLLGGKKGKLGEQLKHCDVILKEMLSKKYAAYAWPFYKPVDAEALELHDYHEIIKHPMDLSTVKKKMDSRDYQDAQSFATDVRLMFSNCYKYNPPDHEVVAMARKLQDVFEMRFAKMPDEPIEAIQPSTTPVVSKSTESSESSGNTSSSESSDSEDERATRLAELQEQVGSEQQITVEHPNGNRAGGKNGCAKRFQLKAVHEQLAVLSQAPVSKPKKTEKKQKDKKKDKDKANKGKADDEKKPKSTQQAKPANPKKAPARKPNRTVAATRQPKKGSKVAAANNESEEEPSLPMSYDEKRQLSLDINRLPGEKLGRVVHIIQSREPSLRDSNPDEIEIDFETLKPSTLRELERYVKSCLQKKQRKLLQKAGSAPAGGASRMSGSSSSSDSGSSSSSGSSSESSDSD, from the exons ATGTCGGCTGTTCCTGCGGCTGCCCCGGCACTTGTCAATCCCTCGCCACCAGAGTTCACCAACCTCAACAAGCCTGGCCGGAAAACAAACCAACTACAGTACATGCAGAACGTTGTGGTGAAGACTCTATGGAAGCATCAGTTTGCGTGGCCCTTTTACACACCTGTGGATGCCATCAAATTATGTCTTGCC GACTATCATAAAGTTATCAAGAGCCCAATGGACATGGGAACAATAAAGAAGAGGCTAGAGAATAACTACTACTGGAGCGCCAGCGAGTGCATGCAGGACTTCAATACCATGTTTACCAACTGTTATATCTACAACAAG CCTACAGATGACATTGTTCTGATGGCCCAAGCTCTAGAGAAGATATTCTTACAGAAAGTGGCCCAAATGCCTCAGGAGGAGGTGGAGCTGCTACCACCGGCCCCCAAAGTCAAAGCAGCCCGCAAACCAGGAGCGCCCGTTAGTGCAG AGAGCCAAGCACAGGGTGAGTCGACGGATTCACCCCCATCTTCTTACCCCAGCTCCCCTCCACTTCTGTCTCAGACTCCTGTCATAGCAGCCACGCCAGTGCCAACCGTTACATCTGTTACCCCTGTCCAAGCTGTGCCTACCGCTGCCTCCATGATGGCTGTGGTTCCCACGGCACAGCCAGTCATCAAA AAAAAGGGGGTCAAGCGGAAAGCAGACACAACAACTCCCACCACCTCAGCAATCTCGGCCAGTAGAAGTGACTCCCCTACCCAGCTCCTGGAATCCAAACAGGAGACTGTCTCGTCCAGGCGGGAGAGCACAGTGCGGTTCGTCCAGCCCCCCAAGAAGGACACAGAGGATGGAGAGGCGCCTCTGCTCGGTGGCAAGAAAGGCAAGCTCGGCGAGCAGCTGAAGCACTGCGACGTCATCCTGAAGGAGATGCTGTCCAAGAAGTACGCGGCCTACGCTTGGCCTTTCTACAAGCCTGTAGACGCAGAAGCGCTTGAACTGCATGACTACCATGAGATAATCAAGCACCCCATGGACCTGAGCACTGTCAAA AAGAAAATGGACAGTCGAGATTACCAAGATGCCCAAAGCTTTGCGACAGACGTCCGGTTAATGTTCTCAAATTGCTACAAGTACAACCCCCCCGACCACGAGGTTGTAGCCATGGCCAGGAAGCTCCAG GATGTGTTTGAGATGCGATTTGCCAAGATGCCAGACGAGCCCATTGAAGCCATCCAGCCCTCCACCACGCCGGTGGTAAGCAAGAGTACAGAGAGCAGTGAGAGCAGCGGCAACACCTCCAGTTCGGAGAGCTCCGACTCAGAGGATGAGCGGGCCACGCGGCTCGCCGAACTGCAGGAACAGGTGGGTTCGGAACAG CAAATCACTGTGGAGCACCCCAATGGTAACAGGGCGGGGGGAAAAAACGGGTGTGCCAAACGTTTTCAG CTGAAGGCCGTTCACGAGCAGCTGGCTGTTCTGTCGCAGGCCCCAGTAAGTAAACCAAAGAAAACGGAGAAAAAGCAAAAAGATAAGAAGAAGGACAAAGACAAAGCCAACAAGGGGAAGGCTGATGACGAGAAGAAGCCCAAGTCGACACAGCAAGCCAAGCCAGCTAATCCGAAGAAGGCTCCAGCCCGGAAACCAAACCGCACGGTGGCGGCTACCAG GCAACCGAAGAAAGGGTCCAAGGTGGCGGCGGCAAACAACGAGTCTGAAGAGGAGCCGTCCCTTCCCATGTCATACGACGAGAAGCGCCAGCTCAGCCTGGACATCAACCGTCTTCCGGGTGAGAAGTTGGGCAGGGTGGTCCACATCATCCAGTCCCGGGAGCCGTCGCTGCGTGACTCCAATCCGGACGAGATAGAGATAGACTTTGAGACACTCAAGCCCTCTACCCTTCGTGAGCTCGAACGATACGTCAAGTCCTGTTTGCAAAAAAAGCAGCGGAAACTTTTAC